Sequence from the Trachemys scripta elegans isolate TJP31775 chromosome 5, CAS_Tse_1.0, whole genome shotgun sequence genome:
TTTTAATATTTCCACTCTCTTGAAACACTAGGAAACAGGTCCTATTAAACACAACACTTGTGGCATTTTGCAGTGTCAAAAGTCATGTACGTAGTTCCATATCCAAAGAACTACATAATAAGCTCTGGGGCTGCAGAGCATTTATTGTTCTATTCTTCAGGTACTTTACAGAGAGCTGTGATATTGGGAAGAGCTCTTGTTAATAAGCTTTCCTCCGTCCCCTGGGAGAATCTTCTGCATGAATCAGTAAAGTCTAATATTAATGCTATGAAATCACTGAGCCTGTAGATTGCCAGCTGAGTTCCTGTCCCTGGCTGGTAAAACATGCTGTGTTGTGTTTTAATTTCAATATTCTTGCCTTCAGCTTGTAACGAGAAGGACCCTCTATGTTCAGTTAAGTGAAATATTGCCCTACATTGACACTCCCCCCCACCCTACTCAAGTACAGCAATTTTCAGGAGCTCTGTGGCTGGTCTGCGCTTAGCTTTTCCAGTCAGATGGTTTTGGGGGGGGTAGCCTCCCTACTATTAGCATCAGAGGAATCCCTCAGAGTAAAGGGAAATAAGGGGGAATTGAATCTTTGCATGTATTGTAGCTTGAGTTGGGGAGAAGACTAGAAATAGCTCTTTGTGTGTATGGGGAAGCAATTTTGAATAAAGATTAGACTCTGCTGAAGCCTGCAGAGATGCTATGAATAATGTCCCTTGTGTAAATCCTATTTGATGATGAACAGAGCTTACTGATATTTTTTTACAACTTAGAGTGAGTAATTGATATGTCTGCTAGCTGTTTGTTGATCTGGCAGCCAGTTACTGGCTGAATCAGTAAAACAGAAACTTTCCTGTCCTTGGAGCGTAATCTCATGTATGCAGGAGTTCCAGTATCTTCAGACTTGTGAAAATTTTGTAAAGACTGTAATAACTTTTTCCTTCCCATGAATTTGTAACTAGGTTAACACCCCAACAAAGACATATGGGATGGGAAAAGGCCGGGCAGCTGATCTGAAGTACATTGAAGCATGTGCTAGGCGGATTGTACAGAATTCAAATGGTTATAAGATTGTCACCGAGAAAAGCACAGTCCCAGTACGTGCAGCAGAGAGTATTCGTCGGATATTTGATGCCAATACAAAACCTAATTTGAATTTGCAGGTAAATATTTAGAAGTTGCGGACTAAAgtgtcccctcctctccccctttcccccaattCCTTGTTTTACTTCAAACTTTATTTTCCTGTCTGTTTGCAGGTGTTGTCTAACCCAGAATTCCTAGCAGAAGGAACAGCTATCAAGGACCTAAAGAACCCAGACAGAGTGCTGATTGGTGGAGATGAGACTCCAGAGGGACAGAAGGCAGTCCGTGCGCTATGTGCTGTGTATGAGCACTGGGTTCCCAAAGAAAAAATCCTCACAACCAATACTTGGTCATCTGAGCTTTCCAAACTGGTTTGTATCAGTTATGGTGCTATGTCAATCaacaaattaaatacaaaatatcaGCACTGATATTGGTAAGAATAATCCTCCAAAAGCCGTAGCAACTAGTTATCTGAATGCTTATAAGAGATTCCAGTGCTGCATATCAAAATTGTTTGTTCACAACTTAATAATAGGCTTTTCTATATCAGAAAATACCTTATCCCAAATCAATTCTATTTTGGTAATGAAATCATACATATTGGAAACAGCAGAAAATGGTAACGTCAACCAAAAAGCAAATCTAGTGTACACATTGAAGtaatccccctttttttttatctgtaccacacacaaaaaaaccaaaccacaccTCTCCATTGGCTTACAGACATCTtatttacagaagggaaaaccaCCTCTGTGgtgtttgtgttttatttacaGGCAGCTAATGCTTTCCTTGCCCAGAGAATCAGCAGCATTAACTCAATCAGTGCTCTGTGTGAAGCTACAGGAGCTGATGTTGAAGAGGTAGCAAGAGCCATTGGAATGGACCAAAGAATAGGAAATAAGTTTCTGAAGGCCAGTGTTGGTAAATGAAgaatctttttctctttttagacTTGATAGGAGAACTGTCTCTATCCAGCACAATAGCTCAactggaaacatttaaaaataagcacTGGTATTCTGAAGTGACTGTTCAATGCACAACAGCTTACAAAAGACCTACTGTCCTGCTATGGTTGATGTAGTGTTTTTTGGTGTTTAATGAAAGAGATTGAGGATTCAGATAATCCTCTTTAGAGTCTCACACTTCCAGTTGGCATGGACTAGCTAGAACACTGAGCATCCATCAGGGAAGAGAGGTTACAATTTCATCCCTCTAGAGCATTCCCTACTGGCTGGTTGATGGGTAGCTTTCTAGTCACTACATAGTCTGTCCACACTCTAGTCAGCAGAGTGAATTCAGTTATCCAGACTTTGGTATTGCAGACTGAGATCTGATATGGAAAGCTATCAGTATGCAAATTCTACAGATCCAGTCTGACTGGCCACATATCCTGAGACTCTGTCTTGGGGACAAGAAACTTTGTGGAGCATGTCCATTAGCTGGGTCAGTGGGAAAAGATGCAACCCTATTCACATGGCTACATCTCCATACtaaaagtatttaatttttaaaattactttaccAAATGTTGTCTTTTCTACCAATGTTTATAATAGAGGAATGGCAAAGTAGCAAAATCTGTTATCCAAATATACCCATTTTTCAGATACCTACCTCTCTGGCTTGGTAGAGGGGAGTCTGAGAGTTCTGGATCCTGCCACTCATTATCTTAACCCCTCATcagcttttttttgttctttggcTCCTGACCATGATAGTGAGTGAGAATCCAGAACTCTTTTAAAACTAGTTTAAATCTAATCTGTGGGTAGTGGCCCTAAGGGGAAGAAGCAGCAGATCTCTtgaggtcagtggcaaaactgacAGGATTTTAGGTCCTATTAGCTGCTAAAGTAAATAGGATTGAAGAACAGGATTTGGAAGAATCCTAGGAGTTCAGTTAAAAAGACTGGCAGCCCATCCCTGGAAAACTATTCTTGATATTTTGATCAATAACTACCAAACCTGGGGAGTGCCATTTTAAAGTGTCTGTGTTGTGGAGGGGCATAGATTTACTCTTCTCCGCACCTGACTCCCACCCTTGGCCCTTGAGCCCCTATACCCATCTCCTCCTAGGAGCCTCAGCCCTGGAGGGAGCCCCTCTACCATACCCTCCCTACTAGTGAGCCTCACCCTCAGGTGATGGGACTGTCCCACTTCCCAGATGGTCCCTGGTGTTGAGAGGAGCCTCTGCGGTTTCGGCAGCCGGTAGATTGGGGCATGGCAGAGTGCATGCAGAGCTGGATCCAGATGCAGGCCACAGTGTGCTCCTAGTTGTGATACGTGCGGCTGCTAGTTTCAAGATCAatgcacacacgtgcacacagcaaaaaaaatctgtcaaattGTGTCTCTTGACCAGCAACCAGCAAGAGTAGAGAAACTGGCCAGGCCTATCAAAAAGTGGCCTGCATCAGCTCCCCGGCGTATGCCAGACATAAAGTGATTCCAGTATTGCTAAGTACACTAATCTTTTACTGATGAAGACCATCTGTTGAGTAACCATTTCCTTTCTTTCAGGATTTGGTGGTAGCTGTTTTCAGAAGGATGTTCTGAATTTAGTGTATCTTTGTGAGGCTCTGAACTTGCCTGAAGTAGCTCGCTATTGGCAACAGGTATGAGTCCATCCACTAGCGTAAAACTTACTCAAACAGGGCATGTCACTGTTACCTCTGTAATGAGCCAGTAATTCTTTGGCTTGCAACTTTTCAGCATTGTCTGTGGCAAATTATCGTTTATCCTTCAGTGTGATtggaactgaaaataaaatataccCTTAATTATAGaggtaataaatatttattaataagtACTTTGTATAGCACCTTCTACCCGAGGTTATTAGAATGCTTTACAAATGTAATAAATGAGAATTCAACACCCCTTCAGGGTGGGCATTACTAACCCTATATTAGACGGAGGGTGTAAATTCAAAGTGTGATTTCAGGCAGACCCATCCAGGCTAGCTTTAAGTGTGCTACCATGGCTAAGAATAGCAGTGATGATGTGGTGGTTTAGAGTAACCCATGGTtctgggtgggcttgtacagcctgcaCTGCCGCAgaaacactgctatttttagccatagTGGCACAAgtaaagctagtgtgggtatgtctagtGGAACTGCAGTCACACCTCAGATTAGTGTAGTTGTAACCCCTCTGTGCCTTAGGGTAAATGACTTGTCCAGCACAACATAGGAAGTtatagagctgggaacagaaccctggtctcctgactccATGCCTGTTGTTTAACCACAATCTATCCTCCTTGTCTCAGTCCAGCATTAATGAAGGCAACTTATTTTAATACACTTCCAAATAACTCTAAAGTTTTTATAGAAAACCCACCAGAACCCATGTGCTGATTCCAACACTTTGCTGCTGATAACATTGTAAAGACCCTCACTAGCCAATTACTTGATTAAGCAAAAGACTAACGTATGGGCTGTCAGGTATCCATGTGGATAGTGCATTATATTATCATGTGAGCAAAGAGTTTCTAGCTCAGCtactatttgtgtgtgtggttgcTACAGAACATCATAGGTAAAGAAGGCATTGTCTTATCATTATCCTGAGTACGAGAAACTGCAGGAGTTAACCACGTTAGCTGGATGATTTTAAGATGAGGAATAGCAATGAAATGgttggtttcagaatagcagccgtgtagtctgtagccgcaaaaagaacaggagtccttgtggtaccttagagactaacaaatttatttgagcataagctttcgtggtctaaaacccacttcatcggatgcgtgcaatggaaaatacagtagatttatttttatatatatatatataatattatactGAGCACATGAagcaatgggtgttaccatacacactataacgagagtgatctgttaaggtgagctattaccagcaggagagagagagaactttttgtagtggtaataaAAATggccatttccagcagttgacaagaaggtgtgaggagcagTAGGGGGTggaaaataaacatggggaaatagttttactttgtgtaatgaaaTGGTCAACGCTCACCTGGGGCTTCAATTAACATTAAGTTGAGAAGAAAGGGACAAATTTACACTTATTGTTTTAGCCTGTCTGGCTCTAAGATCAAGACAAAACAATCCGGTTTCAGTGTGGCAAGTCTGACAAAGATGgaataaaaacttaaaaaaaaaaaatttagagtTGCATTGGTGCAAAATAAAGGTGTTACTTTAAACTGGTCTGAACCttcatgtggacactcttattttggtttaagggCTGATCTACAAACTTTTTGTATGGCTTTAAATATATCTGTTTTAGAAACCgatgtaggcctggtctacactaaaaagatAGGTCAACCCAGGGGGGCATGAAAATCTGCAGCCCGGAGgagcatagttaagctgacctaacccttgGGGTAGACAGCACTGGGTCAACATAAaacttcttccattgacctaactaccGCCTCTTGGGAAGGGTGGATTACGTATTCCAATGGGAGcgtttcatgtgtagacaagcccatagtgagTGGAAGCCCCCTAGTGTGGTTGCATGCAGCTATACGAATAAAAGGTGTGGTTTATCTCGGTTTAACTTAAATTGATTAGGGACAGGTTTAAGCTACACCAAAATAAACTGCTCTTAATTTAATTTGTGTCCGCATAGTTGCTTGCATTGgtttaattaaattggtttaaataaGCCATACAAgattgtgtgtagacaaggctttagatTCTGGAGGATACAGTGAAGTCTGTAGCGATAAGGCCCAGATGAAATctttgaaggtatttaggcactgaacTTCCATTGGGCCTAAAACATTAATCTTAAACCCTCctcttaagtgcttttctgcCACCTtgccacctttttttttcttcccctggggCAAAGAGTGATTTACACACCACGTATAGAAAACCAAATCAGTGCAAGTGATATTTTACTATTAACATCTATTTTCTGAGCAACTTATACCTGATGTGGGCCATATGCCACTGTTCACATCACTTCTAAGTGTAGTTTTGTTTGTTGCAATGAGAATATGCTCACGTTCAGAGTCACAGGGAAGGTTATTGCCTACATTATCTGAGTTATGTATGCTTTTGACCAAACAATCTCTGGAGAACCTGGCTTTCTTACTTGGTCATTGGAGGCAAAGGTCCAAAAAAGACTAGGGATCAAGAGTTAaaatgttgggggaagggggagaaaaacagCACCTCTAATATGGAGGTAGAGAGTAACCTACATATTGCCTCAAAGTCTTTCTCAAAGAGAAGTATTTTTATCATTAAAGTGCATCACTACCACTTACATCCATGCCAGTCTTTGTGCATTGACATGTTACAGTATGCACTAAACGGGTACTAAAACTGCCTGACTGTTGTGTAAAATAGATGTACtacataatatatatacacaaacctAGAGGGAAGTGAAGTTTTTGCTGTAGTCTGTTGGCATAATGCCCTTATTTTCTAAGCTCATTTACTCCCTGAAAGGTACCACAATGCTCACTCCTATTGTTGTTGCTTTCCATGTCTTGGCCTAAAAtagtgagctgtgtgtgtgtgtgtgtgtgtgtgtgtgtgtgtgtgtggcgggggggtggggtgggaaatggggttTGGTGTTGGTTAAACTACATTgcacagaaagaaaaagtaaaatggattataaaaatgaaatcaaCCCTTAAGATCTGGGGAAAGCTTCCACACAATGGAGCAACACCTAAAGTTGGGACAAAATTTTCCAAGATCCTTTCTTAAGCAAATGTTCACTGGATGTTTTACTAATgaggacagcagaatttggttcttGGTAGCTTCTGAATGTTAAATCAATTGAAaacatccactgacttcaatgggatcaggattaaGACTGCTGTTACTGTTTTCTgttactgtgattaaaaaaagctGGATCAGTCCTTCAGTTACTcatatttttcttattaaaaatagaaattgcAACCATGTTAATATTTAAAACGTGTACATCTGCCTAAGTTCAGTTTTAACTAAGTGCTTTTATCAGGAGCAGAGGCTTAGCAGTGGCACTCTTTTCCCCAGTAACTATTAACACTGCATTTCTTTGGTCAAGTGTAACCTCATTCATACCACCATATTCTGCATAATTTCAGGTGATAGACATGAATGATTACCAGAGAAGGAGATTTGCTTCTCGTATTATTGACAGCTTGTTTAACACGGTCACTGACAAGAAGATTGCTATTCTAGGATTTGCATTCAAAAAGGATACAGGAGATACAAGGTGACAAAATACATGAAACTAATTAATGCTGTCATCAGGCATGCTGGAATGACTTATCTAATGTTGCACTCCATCTACACAGCTAAAACAACTGTGTAGATGGGTAAGAGGATCAAATAGATGCCCCTCAATTTGTTTTGGCTgaaatggggggcggggaggggagggggccagtGGTGACTGCTGCCCGGGGCGGCTGATCTTGCCGGCGACCTCTCCAGTTGCTGGCCgcagagccagctgcttgggcagctcTGGGGTCAACCACGctggcccctgcagaagtcacggaggttgcggaaagtcacggaatccatgacagacatggagccctacTCGTAATTACTCAGAACCATAATGCAGGAGGTTTCTGCTGCGTCACCCTAAACTCAGATGCTAGAGTTCTGTATTCACAGGCAGGGAATCTGTAACCCTGTTACACCCCCATTGAGTGTGGTTTTTGGCCCCATTCAGACTAATTGGCCAAATTGCACATTAAATTGTGACTGAACCAGATTATAGTaatagatttaaatatttttttaaacaccgTAAATGAGGGCTTCTTTCTTTGGTGGCTGGgactaaaattttgtttttaatgctttaAGCTACTCTCttctatttttatgtttttactgATGATTTACTTTCCTGGGGCCATGTGTTATCACTGGAATTACATTCAGTAATTTCAGTTTGAAAGCTTTGGTACTGCTCATTTCTGAGTATTTGTTCATGTTGTTCTAAATAAATCTAAATGTTTGTCTGAAGACTTCCATTAACTGGCTGACTTATTTTCTT
This genomic interval carries:
- the UGDH gene encoding UDP-glucose 6-dehydrogenase isoform X1; amino-acid sequence: MFEIKKICCIGAGYVGGPTCSVIAHMCPKIKVTVVDVNEARINAWNSDTLPIYEPGLKEVVESCRGKNLFFSTSIDDAIREADLVFISVNTPTKTYGMGKGRAADLKYIEACARRIVQNSNGYKIVTEKSTVPVRAAESIRRIFDANTKPNLNLQVLSNPEFLAEGTAIKDLKNPDRVLIGGDETPEGQKAVRALCAVYEHWVPKEKILTTNTWSSELSKLAANAFLAQRISSINSISALCEATGADVEEVARAIGMDQRIGNKFLKASVGFGGSCFQKDVLNLVYLCEALNLPEVARYWQQVIDMNDYQRRRFASRIIDSLFNTVTDKKIAILGFAFKKDTGDTRESSSIYISKYLMDEGAKLHIYDPKVPREQIILDLSHPGVSEDDQVSRLVTISKDPYEACEGAHALVICTEWDMFKELDYERIHKKMLKPAFIFDGRRVLDDLHNELQVIGFQIETIGKKVSAKRIPFAPSCEIPKFSLQDPPVKKPRV
- the UGDH gene encoding UDP-glucose 6-dehydrogenase isoform X2, with the protein product MEFVQPGLKEVVESCRGKNLFFSTSIDDAIREADLVFISVNTPTKTYGMGKGRAADLKYIEACARRIVQNSNGYKIVTEKSTVPVRAAESIRRIFDANTKPNLNLQVLSNPEFLAEGTAIKDLKNPDRVLIGGDETPEGQKAVRALCAVYEHWVPKEKILTTNTWSSELSKLAANAFLAQRISSINSISALCEATGADVEEVARAIGMDQRIGNKFLKASVGFGGSCFQKDVLNLVYLCEALNLPEVARYWQQVIDMNDYQRRRFASRIIDSLFNTVTDKKIAILGFAFKKDTGDTRESSSIYISKYLMDEGAKLHIYDPKVPREQIILDLSHPGVSEDDQVSRLVTISKDPYEACEGAHALVICTEWDMFKELDYERIHKKMLKPAFIFDGRRVLDDLHNELQVIGFQIETIGKKVSAKRIPFAPSCEIPKFSLQDPPVKKPRV